One Oncorhynchus kisutch isolate 150728-3 linkage group LG11, Okis_V2, whole genome shotgun sequence genomic region harbors:
- the LOC109899853 gene encoding rho GTPase-activating protein 19 translates to MDENISVVNSQDPAPQPVIFNPDFFVERLKHERPQVFTELVLSNITRLIDLPGDEFAQLTGEADPRLPTAHTGFLRSFNFLKRKGKGVVFGAPLTEEGIAQIHQLIEYLSKNLHVEGLFRVPGHSLRQAALREMLNAGTEIDLETGDFHPNDAATLLKAFLGELPEPLLTHRHYHAYLKIAELTQFDEKGNKTSVPDKERQIETFQLLFMLLPPANYSLLKLLLDLLYHTARNQHNNKMSAINLATMVAPHIIWPKHVQASDLQGNIKKLNNSVAFLIKHSQKLFRAPAYVKELARMHFKGSTTSQFTDGLALCGGGAHPSPSKRAGGAVMCTDGSTSSNTHTELALRELYQQVSSMPESAKKKKLIRQFAKQIPGTPLSDQQTLYSNRKHRRSRSFGGIRRRALGTQGPVEKSSSSLVTPGSSSSADRQEKEDSSFGWDSSSLKRMCFSPTQETSV, encoded by the exons ATGGACGAAAACATAAG TGTAGTGAACTCTCAGGACCCTGCACCACAGCCGGTCATCTTCAACCCAGACTTCTTTGTGGAGCGTCTGAAACATGAGCGTCCCCAGGTGTTCACTGAGCTGGTCCTCAGTAACATCACCAGGCTCATAGACCTGCCAGGGGATGAGTTTGCCCAGCTCACAGGAGAGGCAGACCCCAGACTGCCCACAGCACACACAGGCTTCCTACGCTCTTTCAACTTCCTCAAACGCAAAG GTAAAGGAGTGGTTTTTGGTGCTCCTCTGACGGAGGAGGGCATAGCACAGATCCACCAGCTGATTGAATACCTCAGCAAGA acctcCATGTGGAAGGGTTGTTCCGTGTGCCAGGCCACAGCCTGCGGCAAGCGGCCCTGCGAGAGATGTTGAACGccgggacagagatagacctggaGACTGGGGACTTCCATCctaatgatgctgccaccctgctTAAAGCATTCCTAGGAGAGCTGCCTGAACCcctactcacacacagacactaccACGCCTATCTGAAGATAGCAG AGCTCACCCAGTTTGATGAGAAGGGGAACAAGACTTCAGTGCCGGATAAGGAGCGTCAGATCGAGACCTTCCAGCTGCTGTTCATGCTGCTGCCTCCAGCCAACTACAGTCTGCTTAAACTGCTCTTGGACCTGCTCTACCACACTGCTCGCAACCAGCACAACAACAAGATGTCTGCCATCAACCTGGCCACCATGGTGGCTCCACACATCATCTGGCCCAAACAT GTGCAAGCCAGTGACCTCCAGGGGAATATTAAGAAGCTAAACAACTCTGTGGCTTTCCTCATCAAGCACTCACAGAAACTCTTCAGG GCTCCTGCGTATGTCAAAGAACTCGCCCGCATGCATTTTAAAGGATCAACCACCTCCCAGTTTACG GATGGCCTGGCTCTGTGTGGTGGGGGTgctcacccctccccctctaagAGGGCTGGTGGGGCTGTGATGTGTACAGACGGGAGCAccagcagtaacacacacactgagctggcCCTCAGAGAGCTTTACCAACAGGTCAGCAGCATGCCTGAGTCTGCCAAGAAGAAGAAACTCATCAGACAG TTTGCTAAGCAGATCCCTGGGACGCCTTTGAGTGACCAACAGACACTGTACTCGAATAGGAAACATCGCCGATCACGCTCCTTTGGAGGAATCAGG AGGAGAGCGTTAGGTACCCAGGGCCCGGTGGAGAAGTCTAGCAGTAGCCTGGTGACTCCAGGATCCAGCAgctcagcagacagacaggagaaggAGGACAGCAGCTTTGGATGG gATTCCTCGTCTCTTAAAAGGATGTGCTTCTCGCCAACGCAGGAGACGTCGGTCTAG